The Arachis ipaensis cultivar K30076 chromosome B07, Araip1.1, whole genome shotgun sequence genome includes a window with the following:
- the LOC107605897 gene encoding CLP protease regulatory subunit CLPX1, mitochondrial-like, with protein MFHMNGVKLHFTESALRSIARKAISKNTGARGLRSILESVLVDAMYEIPDTRTGDDIIEAVVVDEGAVGGEERGKGAKILYGKGALERYLLAQKNISETTEAPAGEHEAEAELPSIVASM; from the exons ATGTTCCACATGAATGGA GTAAAGCTGCATTTTACAGAAAGCGCTCTGAGATCAATTGCTAGAAAAGCAATATCTAAAAACACCGGTGCTCGGGGCTTACGATCAATATTGGAGAGTGTGCTGGTAGATGCCATGTACGAG ATCCCCGATACAAGAACAGGAGATGATATTATAGAGGCTGTTGTTGTTGATGAAGGGGCTGTTGGTGGTGAGGAGCGTGGGAAAGGGGCCAAGATCCTTTATGGCAAAGGTGCATTGGAGCGTTATCTTTTAGCTCAAAAGAATATTTCAGAG ACCACAGAGGCACCAGCCGGAGAGCATGAAGCAGAGGCGGAACTTCCTTCCATTGTTGCAAGCATGTAA
- the LOC107605895 gene encoding pentatricopeptide repeat-containing protein At4g17616 isoform X2 → MVLPFTRYIPLHNRLVRKASTLQRFFPRHFNPILQKNSTSSSSDGERLPWERSTQAILLEKLKTALRNHQMHEGWESFQDFRTLYGYPEVVKEENNSSLVHVDTLTKLALSLARLQMSTSAAVILRLMLDKGCVPPMHLLCLVFLHLVKTEIGAYITCNYLSQVCDFYICLKDKKTQSADVVKPDASIFCLVLDACVRFNLPLKGLLLIELMALTGTVVDAHTVVIVSQILEMNGLRDEIRELKDHIDSVSAAFIRLYRQFYDSLLSLHFKFNDIDAAAKLVFDMNRSHNRHGNKESRKDLQKPCSITIGSRNLRAGLKIHIEYELLQNDSVVKPEDRQDLIFYRGKKLVLSNRALAKFITGYKKDGRISELSKLLLSVQDELYSVAGSSLCSDAIGACIHFGWLESAHDILDDAEATGSPMDWDTYMLLLSAYCRRRMHRVANALLKQMTRIHLDNELDDDTIDKHFHCVETSDSLGKSNLVVTLVQILKDEDQIFPLVYEFNSSIHFFCMARMMEDALKVYRRMVEMNIQPTIQTFAYLLRGYSSLGMYREITILWGEIKRFMKGCGFLANRDLYELLLINFLRGGYFELVMDVIGHMRDQNMYADKLMYKVEFLRLHKNLYKSLKASDARTEAQLKRLEHVQEFRKWVGIV, encoded by the exons ATGGTTCTTCCTTTCACAAGATACATTCCATTGCACAACCGTTTGGTCAGAAAGGCTTCAACTTTGCAGAGATTTTTCCCTAGGCATTTCAATCCCATTTTGCAAAAAAATTCCACTTCTAGTAGTAGTGACGGTGAAAGATTACCATGGGAACGTTCTACCCAAGCAATTCTACTAGAGAAGCTCAAAACTGCTTTGAGAAACCATCAGATGCATGAAGGATGGGAATCCTTTCAGGATTTTAGGACACTGTATGGGTACCCTGAG GTGGTTAAAGAGGAGAATAATTCTAGTTTGGTTCATGTTGATACGTTAACCAAACTTGCACTTTCTTTGGCAAGGTTGCAAATGTCAACCTCTGCAGCGGTGATTCTTAGATTGATGCTGGATAAGGGGTGTGTGCCTCCTATGCATTTGTTGTGCTTGGTCTTCTTGCACCTTGTGAAAACAGAGATTGGAGCATATATTACATGTAATTATTTGTCTCAAGTTTGTGACTTTTACATTTGCTTGAAGGATAAAAAGACTCAATCTGCGGATGTGGTTAAGCCAGATGCATCGATCTTTTGCCTTGTTCTTGATGCTTGTGTGAGGTTTAATTTACCCTTGAAGGGCTTGTTGCTGATTGAATTAATGGCACTAACTGGGACAGTGGTTGATGCACACACAGTTGTAATAGTTTCACAGATTCTAGAGATGAATGGTTTAAGAGATGAAATAAGGGAACTAAAAGATCACATTGATAGTGTGTCAGCTGCTTTCATTCGCCTCTATCGACAATTCTATGATAGTTTGTTGAGCTTGCACTTCAAATTTAATGACATTGATGCTGCTGCTAAGCTTGTTTTTGATATGAATAGGTCACATAATCGTCATGGTAATAAAGAAAGTAGGAAAGATCTTCAAAAGCCTTGCTCTATTACAATTGGATCGCGTAACCTTAGGGCTGGGTTAAAGATACATATTGAGTATGAGCTGCTGCAGAACGATTCTGTCGTTAAACCTGAAGATAGACAAGACCTGATCTTTTATAGAGGTAAAAAACTTGTTCTCAGCAACAGAGCACTGGCAAAATTCATTACTGGTTACAAGAAAGATGGGAGGATTAGTGAACTTTCAAAGCTTTTACTTAGCGTTCAAGATGAACTATATTCAGTAGCTGGATCTAGTTTGTGTTCTGATGCAATTGGTGCTTGCATTCACTTTGGATGGCTTGAATCTGCTCATGACATTTTGGATGATGCAGAGGCTACTGGATCTCCAATGGACTGGGATACATATATGTTACTCTTGTCAGCATATTGTAGGCGTAGAATGCATAGAGTAGCAAATGCACTACTAAAACAAATGACAAGGATTCATTTGGATAATGAATTGGATGATGATACTATCGACAAACACTTTCACTGTGTGGAAACATCAGATTCACTTGGTAAATCGAATTTGGTCGTAACCTTGGTTCAAATATTGAAAGATGAAGATCAGATTTTTCCTTTGGTGTATGAGTTTAATTCTTCCATCCACTTCTTTTGCATGGCGAGAATGATGGAAGATGCACTAAAGGTATATAGAAGAATGGTTGAAATGAACATTCAGCCCACTATTCAGACTTTTGCTTATCTGCTACGTGGATattcatctcttggtatgtatcgcGAGATCACAATCTTGTGGGGAGAGATTAAGAGATTCATGAAGGGTTGTGGTTTTCTGGCAAATAGAGATCTATACGAGTTACTACTAATAAACTTTCTTCGCGGTGGATACTTTGAGCTAGTGATGGATGTCATTGGCCATATGAGAGATCAAAACATGTATGCTGATAAGTTGATGTACAAAGTTGAGTTCTTAAGGCTTCACAAAAATCTTTATAAGAGTTTAAAAGCGTCAGATGCAAGAACAGAAGCACAACTCAAAAGGCTTGAGCATGTTCAGGAGTTCAGGAAATGGGTGGGTATAGTTTGA
- the LOC107605895 gene encoding pentatricopeptide repeat-containing protein At4g17616 isoform X1 encodes MVLPFTRYIPLHNRLVRKASTLQRFFPRHFNPILQKNSTSSSSDGERLPWERSTQAILLEKLKTALRNHQMHEGWESFQDFRTLYGYPEVQLLNQLIVQLSYSSNYSWTRKAFDLVLQVVKEENNSSLVHVDTLTKLALSLARLQMSTSAAVILRLMLDKGCVPPMHLLCLVFLHLVKTEIGAYITCNYLSQVCDFYICLKDKKTQSADVVKPDASIFCLVLDACVRFNLPLKGLLLIELMALTGTVVDAHTVVIVSQILEMNGLRDEIRELKDHIDSVSAAFIRLYRQFYDSLLSLHFKFNDIDAAAKLVFDMNRSHNRHGNKESRKDLQKPCSITIGSRNLRAGLKIHIEYELLQNDSVVKPEDRQDLIFYRGKKLVLSNRALAKFITGYKKDGRISELSKLLLSVQDELYSVAGSSLCSDAIGACIHFGWLESAHDILDDAEATGSPMDWDTYMLLLSAYCRRRMHRVANALLKQMTRIHLDNELDDDTIDKHFHCVETSDSLGKSNLVVTLVQILKDEDQIFPLVYEFNSSIHFFCMARMMEDALKVYRRMVEMNIQPTIQTFAYLLRGYSSLGMYREITILWGEIKRFMKGCGFLANRDLYELLLINFLRGGYFELVMDVIGHMRDQNMYADKLMYKVEFLRLHKNLYKSLKASDARTEAQLKRLEHVQEFRKWVGIV; translated from the coding sequence ATGGTTCTTCCTTTCACAAGATACATTCCATTGCACAACCGTTTGGTCAGAAAGGCTTCAACTTTGCAGAGATTTTTCCCTAGGCATTTCAATCCCATTTTGCAAAAAAATTCCACTTCTAGTAGTAGTGACGGTGAAAGATTACCATGGGAACGTTCTACCCAAGCAATTCTACTAGAGAAGCTCAAAACTGCTTTGAGAAACCATCAGATGCATGAAGGATGGGAATCCTTTCAGGATTTTAGGACACTGTATGGGTACCCTGAGGTTCAGTTGCTAAACCAGCTTATTGTTCAACTGTCTTATTCATCTAATTATTCTTGGACGAGAAAAGCTTTTGATTTGGTTTTGCAGGTGGTTAAAGAGGAGAATAATTCTAGTTTGGTTCATGTTGATACGTTAACCAAACTTGCACTTTCTTTGGCAAGGTTGCAAATGTCAACCTCTGCAGCGGTGATTCTTAGATTGATGCTGGATAAGGGGTGTGTGCCTCCTATGCATTTGTTGTGCTTGGTCTTCTTGCACCTTGTGAAAACAGAGATTGGAGCATATATTACATGTAATTATTTGTCTCAAGTTTGTGACTTTTACATTTGCTTGAAGGATAAAAAGACTCAATCTGCGGATGTGGTTAAGCCAGATGCATCGATCTTTTGCCTTGTTCTTGATGCTTGTGTGAGGTTTAATTTACCCTTGAAGGGCTTGTTGCTGATTGAATTAATGGCACTAACTGGGACAGTGGTTGATGCACACACAGTTGTAATAGTTTCACAGATTCTAGAGATGAATGGTTTAAGAGATGAAATAAGGGAACTAAAAGATCACATTGATAGTGTGTCAGCTGCTTTCATTCGCCTCTATCGACAATTCTATGATAGTTTGTTGAGCTTGCACTTCAAATTTAATGACATTGATGCTGCTGCTAAGCTTGTTTTTGATATGAATAGGTCACATAATCGTCATGGTAATAAAGAAAGTAGGAAAGATCTTCAAAAGCCTTGCTCTATTACAATTGGATCGCGTAACCTTAGGGCTGGGTTAAAGATACATATTGAGTATGAGCTGCTGCAGAACGATTCTGTCGTTAAACCTGAAGATAGACAAGACCTGATCTTTTATAGAGGTAAAAAACTTGTTCTCAGCAACAGAGCACTGGCAAAATTCATTACTGGTTACAAGAAAGATGGGAGGATTAGTGAACTTTCAAAGCTTTTACTTAGCGTTCAAGATGAACTATATTCAGTAGCTGGATCTAGTTTGTGTTCTGATGCAATTGGTGCTTGCATTCACTTTGGATGGCTTGAATCTGCTCATGACATTTTGGATGATGCAGAGGCTACTGGATCTCCAATGGACTGGGATACATATATGTTACTCTTGTCAGCATATTGTAGGCGTAGAATGCATAGAGTAGCAAATGCACTACTAAAACAAATGACAAGGATTCATTTGGATAATGAATTGGATGATGATACTATCGACAAACACTTTCACTGTGTGGAAACATCAGATTCACTTGGTAAATCGAATTTGGTCGTAACCTTGGTTCAAATATTGAAAGATGAAGATCAGATTTTTCCTTTGGTGTATGAGTTTAATTCTTCCATCCACTTCTTTTGCATGGCGAGAATGATGGAAGATGCACTAAAGGTATATAGAAGAATGGTTGAAATGAACATTCAGCCCACTATTCAGACTTTTGCTTATCTGCTACGTGGATattcatctcttggtatgtatcgcGAGATCACAATCTTGTGGGGAGAGATTAAGAGATTCATGAAGGGTTGTGGTTTTCTGGCAAATAGAGATCTATACGAGTTACTACTAATAAACTTTCTTCGCGGTGGATACTTTGAGCTAGTGATGGATGTCATTGGCCATATGAGAGATCAAAACATGTATGCTGATAAGTTGATGTACAAAGTTGAGTTCTTAAGGCTTCACAAAAATCTTTATAAGAGTTTAAAAGCGTCAGATGCAAGAACAGAAGCACAACTCAAAAGGCTTGAGCATGTTCAGGAGTTCAGGAAATGGGTGGGTATAGTTTGA